One genomic region from Streptomyces sp. Li-HN-5-11 encodes:
- the nuoN gene encoding NADH-quinone oxidoreductase subunit NuoN — protein sequence MSAAAVHSLWTTAAGPIAKIEAPKIEYGQLSPTLIVVGAAIVGVLIEAFVPRKSRYYAQVFVSAVALCAAFAAVVALAADGYGTTKAHIAAMGAIAVDGPSLFLQGTILLAGLVGLFTFAERRLDPAAHGNRVDSFAAQAASVPGSDSEKAAVKAGFTTTEVFPLLLFAVAGMLVFPSANDLLTLFVALEVFSLPLYLLCALARRKRLMSQEAAVKYFLLGAFASAFTLFGIALLYGYAGSVSYATIAQVVEGNVPNVDPALANTMGNDALLLIGAAMVVMGLLFKVGAIPFHMWTPDVYQGAPTPVTGFMAAATKVAAFGALLRLLYVVLPGMRWDWRPVMWAVAILTMLGGAIVAITQTDIKRLLAYSSIAHAGFILAGVIATSKNGVSSVLFYLAAYSFVTIGAFAVVTLVRDAGGEATHLSKWAGLGRRSPLVAAVFAVFLLAFAGIPLTSGFAGKFAVFKAAAEGGAVPLVVIGVISSAIAAFFYIRVIVLMFFSEPRPEGPTVAVPSLLTMTAIGMGVIVTLVLGVAPQYFLNLASQAGVFVR from the coding sequence GTGAGCGCAGCAGCCGTCCACAGCCTGTGGACAACCGCGGCCGGCCCGATCGCGAAGATCGAGGCGCCGAAGATCGAATACGGGCAGTTGTCGCCCACCCTGATCGTCGTCGGCGCGGCGATCGTCGGGGTGCTCATCGAGGCGTTCGTCCCGCGCAAATCCCGTTACTACGCCCAGGTGTTCGTGTCCGCGGTCGCGCTCTGCGCCGCCTTCGCCGCGGTCGTCGCGCTCGCCGCGGACGGGTACGGCACGACCAAGGCGCACATCGCGGCCATGGGCGCCATCGCCGTCGACGGGCCGTCGCTCTTTCTCCAGGGCACGATCCTGCTGGCCGGCCTGGTCGGCCTGTTCACCTTCGCCGAACGGCGGCTGGACCCCGCGGCGCACGGCAACCGCGTCGACTCGTTCGCCGCGCAGGCGGCGTCCGTACCGGGCAGCGACAGTGAGAAGGCCGCGGTCAAGGCCGGTTTCACCACCACCGAGGTCTTCCCGCTGCTGCTCTTCGCGGTCGCCGGCATGCTGGTCTTCCCCTCGGCCAACGACCTGCTGACGCTGTTCGTGGCGCTGGAGGTCTTCTCGCTCCCGCTGTACCTGCTGTGCGCGCTGGCCCGCCGCAAGCGGCTCATGTCGCAGGAGGCCGCGGTCAAGTACTTCCTGCTGGGTGCGTTCGCCTCCGCGTTCACCCTGTTCGGCATCGCGCTGCTGTACGGGTACGCGGGCTCGGTGTCGTACGCGACGATCGCCCAGGTCGTCGAGGGCAACGTGCCGAACGTCGACCCGGCGCTGGCCAACACGATGGGCAACGACGCGCTGCTGCTGATCGGCGCGGCGATGGTCGTGATGGGCCTGCTGTTCAAGGTCGGCGCCATCCCGTTCCACATGTGGACGCCGGACGTCTACCAGGGCGCGCCGACCCCGGTCACCGGGTTCATGGCGGCGGCGACCAAGGTGGCGGCGTTCGGCGCGCTGCTGCGGCTGCTGTACGTCGTGCTGCCGGGGATGCGCTGGGACTGGCGGCCGGTCATGTGGGCCGTCGCGATCCTCACCATGCTCGGCGGCGCGATCGTCGCGATCACCCAGACCGACATCAAGCGCCTGCTGGCGTACTCGTCGATCGCGCACGCGGGATTCATCCTCGCGGGTGTCATCGCGACCTCGAAGAACGGCGTCTCGTCCGTTCTCTTCTACCTGGCCGCGTACTCCTTCGTCACGATCGGCGCATTCGCCGTGGTGACGCTGGTGCGCGACGCGGGCGGCGAGGCGACGCACCTGTCCAAGTGGGCCGGTCTCGGCCGGCGGTCGCCGCTGGTGGCGGCCGTGTTCGCGGTGTTCCTGCTGGCCTTCGCGGGCATCCCGCTGACCTCCGGCTTCGCCGGGAAGTTCGCCGTGTTTAAGGCGGCTGCGGAGGGCGGCGCGGTCCCGCTGGTCGTCATCGGTGTGATCTCGTCGGCGATCGCGGCGTTCTTCTACATCCGGGTGATCGTGCTGATGTTCTTCAGCGAGCCGCGGCCGGAGGGACCGACGGTGGCCGTGCCGTCACTGTTGACGATGACCGCGATCGGGATGGGCGTGATCGTCACGCTGGTGCTCGGTGTGGCGCCGCAGTACTTCCTCAATCTGGCGAGCCAGGCGGGAGTCTTCGTGCGCTGA
- the recQ gene encoding DNA helicase RecQ, whose translation MGGTGGITDMPVTESEALATLHRVFGYEAFRGEQEAVIEHVVAGGDAVVLMPTGGGKSLCYQIPALVRPGTGVVVSPLIALMQDQVDALRALGVRAGFVNSTQDFDERRVVEAEFLAGELDLLYLAPERLRLDATLDLLSRGKISVFAIDEAHCVSQWGHDFRPDYLALSLLGERWPDVPRIALTATATRATHQEITQRLDMPRARHFVASFDRPNIQYRIVPKVDPKKQLLTFLREEHGGDAGIVYCLSRNSVEKTAEFLTRNGVEAVPYHAGLDAGTRAAHQSRFLREEGLVVVATIAFGMGIDKPDVRFVAHLDLPKSVEGYYQETGRAGRDGLPSTAWMAYGLNDVIQQRKLIQSGEGDEAFRRRAAAHLDAMLALCETAQCRRGQLLAYFGQEPGQAGCGNCDTCLTPPETWDGTVAAQKVLSAVVRLQRERGQKFGAGQIIDILLGKRTGRVIQFDHDQLSVFGIGEELTEGEWRGVVRQLLAQGLLAVEGEYGTLVLTDASPSVLRREREVPLRKEPKKPAPARTTSSSSSSSGRGKGKAAAAELPEALLPAFEALRAWRAEQAREQGVPAYVIFHDATLREIVAVWPTSVAQLGTVGGVGEKKLATYGEGVLAVLDSLGGPADDGPAQTGDGAPDQAAGENWPATDGEPEPDDWI comes from the coding sequence ATGGGCGGGACGGGCGGTATCACCGATATGCCAGTGACGGAGAGCGAGGCGCTCGCCACGCTGCACCGGGTCTTCGGATACGAGGCCTTCCGGGGCGAGCAGGAAGCGGTCATCGAGCACGTGGTGGCCGGCGGCGACGCGGTCGTCCTCATGCCCACCGGCGGCGGCAAGTCGCTGTGCTACCAGATCCCGGCCCTGGTCAGACCGGGTACGGGCGTCGTGGTCTCGCCGCTGATCGCGCTGATGCAGGACCAGGTGGACGCGCTGCGGGCGCTGGGCGTGCGCGCCGGGTTCGTGAACTCCACGCAGGACTTCGACGAGCGGCGCGTGGTGGAGGCGGAGTTCCTCGCGGGCGAGCTGGACCTGCTCTACCTGGCGCCGGAGCGGCTGCGCCTGGACGCCACGCTCGACCTGCTGTCCCGCGGCAAGATCTCCGTCTTCGCCATCGACGAGGCGCACTGCGTGTCCCAGTGGGGCCACGACTTCCGCCCCGACTACCTGGCGCTGTCGCTGCTGGGTGAGCGCTGGCCGGACGTGCCCCGGATCGCGCTCACGGCGACGGCCACCCGTGCCACGCACCAGGAGATCACCCAGCGGCTGGACATGCCGCGGGCCAGGCACTTCGTGGCGAGCTTCGACCGGCCCAACATCCAGTACCGGATCGTGCCCAAGGTCGACCCCAAGAAGCAGCTGCTGACCTTCCTGCGCGAGGAGCACGGCGGCGACGCGGGCATCGTGTACTGCCTGTCGCGCAACTCGGTGGAGAAGACGGCGGAGTTCCTGACCCGCAACGGAGTCGAGGCGGTGCCCTACCATGCGGGCCTGGACGCGGGCACCCGCGCGGCGCACCAGTCCCGCTTCCTGCGCGAGGAGGGCCTGGTCGTGGTCGCCACGATCGCGTTCGGGATGGGCATCGACAAGCCGGACGTACGGTTCGTCGCCCACCTGGACCTGCCCAAGTCGGTCGAGGGCTACTACCAGGAGACGGGCCGGGCGGGCCGCGACGGCCTGCCGTCCACGGCATGGATGGCCTACGGCCTCAACGACGTCATACAGCAGCGCAAGCTGATCCAGTCGGGCGAGGGGGACGAGGCGTTCCGGCGGCGGGCCGCCGCCCACCTGGACGCGATGCTCGCGCTGTGCGAGACGGCCCAGTGCCGCCGCGGTCAGCTCCTCGCCTACTTCGGCCAGGAGCCGGGCCAGGCCGGGTGCGGCAACTGCGACACGTGCCTGACTCCGCCCGAGACCTGGGACGGCACGGTCGCGGCCCAGAAGGTGCTGTCGGCAGTGGTGCGGCTGCAGCGGGAGCGGGGCCAGAAGTTCGGCGCGGGCCAGATCATCGACATCCTGCTGGGCAAGCGCACCGGCCGGGTGATCCAGTTCGACCACGACCAGCTGTCCGTGTTCGGCATCGGCGAGGAGCTGACCGAGGGCGAGTGGCGAGGCGTCGTACGGCAGTTGCTCGCCCAGGGACTGCTCGCGGTCGAGGGCGAGTACGGCACGCTGGTACTGACCGACGCGAGCCCCTCGGTGCTGCGACGCGAGCGCGAGGTGCCGCTGCGCAAGGAGCCGAAGAAGCCGGCGCCCGCGCGGACGACTTCGTCCTCCTCGTCGTCCTCGGGCCGGGGCAAGGGCAAGGCGGCGGCTGCCGAGCTGCCCGAGGCACTGCTCCCCGCCTTCGAGGCCCTGCGCGCCTGGCGTGCCGAGCAGGCCCGCGAACAGGGTGTCCCGGCGTACGTCATCTTCCACGACGCCACGCTGCGGGAGATCGTCGCGGTGTGGCCCACGTCGGTGGCGCAACTGGGCACGGTCGGCGGTGTCGGAGAGAAGAAGCTGGCCACCTACGGAGAGGGCGTGCTGGCAGTACTCGACTCGCTGGGCGGGCCGGCCGACGACGGCCCGGCGCAGACGGGCGACGGCGCACCGGATCAGGCGGCCGGCGAGAACTGGCCCGCGACCGATGGCGAACCGGAGCCGGACGACTGGATATGA